In Kitasatospora viridis, one DNA window encodes the following:
- a CDS encoding NAD(P)/FAD-dependent oxidoreductase, protein MAPVTRQVGRGVDGSLIEASTAGGGWTVRSSRPPWQAGIGRFAHRGLQVSRVRAGRLDDLPRTRPHQWFGAGPCRGSVRTRTPGRPIRSPPGPESRVAAARHPTEQTGNPMTIPGTVDTAPAHRGRAGRVAVVGAGVAGLTAAWTLRRAGADVVLFEAEGRLGGHAHTQPTAGRDGRLLPLDTGFLVHNERTYPQLVRLFRELGVPTRASEMSMSVRCDGCGLQYAGAKGPAGLLAQGAALRNGRYLRLLAEVPRFHRRARALLADPAAGDPSLRRFLADGGFSRYFVGHFMTPVVSAVWSCAPDLAGDYPARYLFAFLRNHGMLGVTGSPAWRTVVGGSRVYVERIAAALPDVRVGAPVRAVRRHPDGVAITTADGARAEADAVVIATHADQALRLLADPTPAERAVLGAFDYSRNPTVLHRDASELPTAPRARACWNYRMTDCQERADRVRVSYHLNRLLGLDCDEEYLVTLNEDRQDPVPEELVVSRTVYEHPVYTARSVAAQRRLPELTGGRTAYAGAYHGWGFHEDGCRSGLAAARALLPVGAP, encoded by the coding sequence GTGGCGCCGGTGACCAGGCAGGTCGGGCGGGGGGTGGACGGTTCGCTCATCGAGGCCTCCACGGCAGGTGGGGGATGGACGGTTCGCTCATCGAGGCCTCCATGGCAGGCGGGGATTGGACGGTTCGCTCATCGAGGCCTCCAGGTCAGCCGCGTGCGGGCCGGACGGCTCGATGATCTCCCGCGCACCCGCCCGCACCAGTGGTTCGGCGCGGGCCCGTGTCGCGGTTCGGTGCGAACACGGACTCCGGGCCGACCAATCCGCTCGCCGCCCGGCCCCGAATCCCGGGTGGCAGCAGCGCGGCACCCGACCGAGCAGACAGGGAACCCCATGACCATCCCCGGAACCGTCGACACCGCACCCGCCCATCGTGGTCGGGCCGGGCGGGTGGCGGTGGTCGGCGCGGGGGTCGCGGGGCTGACGGCGGCCTGGACCTTGCGCCGGGCCGGCGCCGATGTGGTGCTCTTCGAAGCCGAGGGCAGGCTCGGCGGTCACGCCCACACCCAGCCCACCGCCGGGCGGGACGGCCGGCTGCTGCCCCTGGACACCGGGTTCCTGGTGCACAACGAGCGGACCTACCCGCAGCTGGTGCGGCTGTTCCGGGAACTCGGCGTGCCGACCCGGGCGAGCGAGATGAGCATGTCGGTGCGGTGCGACGGCTGCGGCCTGCAGTACGCCGGCGCCAAAGGGCCCGCCGGGCTGCTCGCCCAGGGCGCGGCGCTGCGCAACGGGCGCTACCTGCGGCTGCTGGCCGAGGTGCCGCGCTTCCACCGCCGGGCCCGCGCCCTGCTGGCCGACCCGGCGGCGGGCGACCCCTCGCTGCGCCGCTTCCTCGCCGACGGCGGCTTCTCCCGGTACTTCGTCGGCCACTTCATGACTCCGGTGGTCTCCGCCGTCTGGTCCTGCGCGCCCGACCTGGCCGGCGACTACCCGGCCCGCTACCTGTTCGCCTTCCTGCGCAACCACGGCATGCTGGGCGTCACCGGCTCGCCGGCCTGGCGCACGGTGGTCGGCGGCTCCCGGGTGTACGTCGAGCGGATCGCGGCCGCGCTGCCCGACGTCCGCGTCGGCGCGCCGGTGCGGGCCGTGCGCCGCCACCCCGACGGCGTGGCGATCACCACCGCGGACGGGGCCCGGGCCGAGGCCGACGCCGTGGTCATCGCCACCCACGCGGACCAGGCGCTGCGGCTGCTGGCCGACCCGACCCCGGCCGAGCGCGCGGTGCTCGGCGCGTTCGACTACTCCCGCAACCCGACCGTGCTGCACCGGGACGCCTCCGAGCTGCCCACCGCGCCGCGCGCCCGGGCCTGCTGGAACTACCGGATGACGGACTGTCAGGAGCGGGCCGACCGGGTGCGGGTCAGCTACCACCTCAACCGGCTGCTCGGCCTGGACTGCGACGAGGAGTACCTGGTCACCCTCAACGAGGACCGGCAGGACCCCGTCCCCGAGGAACTCGTGGTCTCGCGCACCGTCTACGAACACCCGGTGTACACCGCCCGCTCGGTCGCCGCCCAGCGCCGGCTGCCCGAGCTGACCGGCGGGCGGACCGCTTACGCCGGCGCCTACCACGGGTGGGGCTTCCACGAGGACGGCTGCCGCTCGGGGTTGGCGGCCGCGCGGGCGCTGCTGCCGGTGGGTGCGCCGTGA
- a CDS encoding SDR family oxidoreductase: protein MSEPSTPRPTCLVTGATGYLGGRLVPELLAAGHRVRCLVRDPERLRDHPWRARVEVATGDVTKPATLPPAFEGVDVAYYLVHSLTTGPDFEATDRAAARAFAAAAEAAGVRRIVYLGGLVPPDVPATGLSPHLRSRAEVGRILRESAVPTAELRAAVILGSGSASFEMLRYLTERLPVMVTPSWVGTRIQPIAVRDVLRYLTAAAGLPPEVNRTFDLGGPDVLTYRQMMLRYAELAELPRRRIVPVPVLTPGLSSHWVGLVTPVPNAIARPLVESLRHEVVCAEHDIARYVPDPPEGLIGFDRAVRLALRRIKDAQVTTRWSSASLPGAPSDPLPTDPGWAGGSLYQDVRDLRVAAPPEALWRVVEGIGGENGWYSFPLAWALRGWLDRLVGGVGLRRGRRDPARLRVGDSLDFWRVEAIERPRLLRLRAEMRLPGPAWLELCVDPDGAGGSRYRQRALFHPHGLAGHAYWWAVAPFHAVVFGGMARNIATRALADGAGDAA, encoded by the coding sequence ATGAGCGAACCGTCCACCCCCCGCCCGACCTGCCTGGTCACCGGCGCCACCGGCTACCTCGGCGGCCGCCTGGTGCCCGAACTGCTCGCCGCCGGGCACCGCGTGCGCTGCCTGGTCCGCGACCCCGAACGGCTGCGCGACCACCCGTGGCGCGCCCGGGTCGAGGTCGCCACCGGCGACGTCACCAAGCCCGCCACCCTGCCGCCCGCCTTCGAGGGCGTGGACGTCGCCTACTACCTGGTGCACTCGCTGACCACCGGCCCGGACTTCGAGGCCACCGACCGCGCGGCCGCCCGGGCGTTCGCCGCGGCGGCCGAGGCGGCCGGGGTGCGCCGGATCGTCTACCTCGGCGGCCTGGTGCCCCCGGACGTCCCGGCGACCGGGCTCTCCCCGCACCTGCGCTCGCGTGCCGAGGTGGGCCGGATCCTGCGGGAGAGCGCGGTGCCGACGGCCGAACTGCGCGCGGCCGTCATCCTCGGCTCCGGCTCGGCCTCCTTCGAGATGCTGCGCTACCTGACCGAGCGGCTGCCGGTGATGGTGACGCCGAGCTGGGTCGGCACCAGGATCCAGCCGATCGCCGTGCGCGACGTGCTGCGCTACCTCACCGCCGCGGCCGGCCTGCCGCCCGAGGTGAACCGCACCTTCGACCTGGGCGGCCCGGACGTGCTGACGTACCGTCAGATGATGCTCCGTTACGCCGAACTGGCCGAGCTGCCGCGGCGCCGGATCGTCCCGGTGCCGGTGCTCACCCCCGGCCTGTCCAGCCACTGGGTCGGCCTGGTCACCCCCGTGCCGAACGCGATCGCCCGGCCGCTGGTCGAGTCGCTGCGCCACGAGGTGGTCTGCGCCGAGCACGACATCGCCCGCTACGTGCCCGACCCGCCCGAGGGGCTGATCGGGTTCGACCGGGCCGTCCGGCTCGCCCTGCGGCGGATCAAGGACGCGCAGGTCACCACCCGCTGGTCCTCCGCCAGCCTGCCCGGCGCCCCCAGCGACCCGCTGCCCACCGACCCGGGCTGGGCCGGCGGCAGCCTCTACCAGGACGTCCGGGATCTGCGGGTGGCCGCGCCCCCGGAGGCGCTCTGGCGGGTGGTGGAGGGCATCGGCGGCGAGAACGGCTGGTACTCCTTCCCGCTCGCCTGGGCGCTGCGCGGCTGGCTGGACCGGCTGGTCGGCGGTGTCGGCCTGCGCCGGGGCCGGCGCGACCCGGCCCGGCTGCGGGTCGGCGACTCGCTGGACTTCTGGCGGGTGGAGGCGATCGAACGCCCGCGCCTGCTGCGGCTGCGCGCCGAGATGCGGCTGCCCGGCCCCGCCTGGCTGGAGCTCTGCGTCGACCCCGACGGCGCGGGCGGCTCCCGCTACCGCCAGCGCGCCCTGTTCCACCCGCACGGCCTGGCCGGCCACGCCTACTGGTGGGCGGTCGCCCCGTTCCACGCGGTCGTCTTCGGCGGTATGGCCCGCAACATCGCCACGCGCGCCCTGGCCGACGGTGCGGGTGACGCGGCTTGA
- a CDS encoding pyridoxal-phosphate dependent enzyme: MEIYTQDDVVRRYAAHLSADPELIRRASLQESGRVVQLPPQEGVFADVLDLSTGNTTGTFKSWLACLAVSRFLRQERPLVLAQSSGNTANALAAYADHVGLRAVILHPQASRRRIVPRLAESDAVRFVEVDAPEHRIKAVLAACAETLGIPVAPSPADQDEANRLRAHFLRDAGRELGRRWDWHIQALSSGYGPLGYYAGLRELQRTQPVHVPRFLGVQQEAVTPFVRALGGQPNGTGEVPMLEPTLFRQTLTEDLVRRMRDLCAYSRGTVRALTNSRYLRWEPRAVALLREAGVTVALDPDGTPRERAGLYALVGTLDAIEQGLIRPGERALIVYTGGAAPVPAGTYRPHWHAHQDAACDVVARAVATLRP; encoded by the coding sequence ATGGAGATCTATACACAGGACGACGTCGTGCGGCGGTACGCGGCGCACCTGTCGGCCGACCCCGAGCTGATCCGCCGGGCGAGCCTCCAAGAGAGCGGGCGCGTCGTCCAACTGCCGCCCCAAGAAGGCGTTTTCGCCGACGTGCTGGACCTGTCGACGGGCAACACCACCGGCACCTTCAAGTCCTGGCTGGCCTGCCTGGCCGTCTCCCGCTTCCTGCGGCAGGAGCGGCCGCTCGTCCTCGCCCAGAGTTCGGGGAACACCGCCAACGCCCTCGCCGCCTATGCCGACCATGTCGGCCTACGTGCGGTGATCCTCCACCCGCAGGCCTCCCGCCGCCGCATCGTGCCCCGGCTCGCCGAGTCCGACGCCGTGCGGTTCGTCGAGGTCGACGCACCAGAGCACCGGATCAAGGCCGTCCTGGCGGCCTGCGCCGAGACCCTGGGGATCCCGGTGGCCCCATCCCCGGCCGACCAGGACGAAGCGAACAGGCTGCGCGCCCACTTCCTGCGCGACGCCGGACGCGAGCTGGGCCGGCGGTGGGACTGGCACATCCAGGCCCTGTCCAGCGGGTACGGGCCGCTCGGGTACTACGCAGGACTGCGCGAGCTCCAGCGCACGCAGCCCGTCCACGTGCCCCGCTTCCTCGGCGTCCAGCAGGAGGCGGTCACCCCGTTCGTCCGGGCCCTCGGCGGGCAGCCGAACGGGACCGGCGAGGTCCCGATGCTCGAACCCACTCTGTTCCGGCAGACCCTCACCGAGGACCTCGTGCGGCGCATGCGGGATCTGTGCGCGTACAGCCGCGGCACTGTCCGTGCCCTCACCAACAGCCGCTACCTCCGGTGGGAGCCGCGTGCCGTCGCCCTGCTCCGGGAGGCCGGCGTCACCGTCGCCCTCGACCCCGACGGCACACCCCGCGAGCGCGCCGGCCTCTACGCGCTGGTCGGCACGCTCGACGCCATCGAACAGGGCCTGATCCGCCCCGGTGAACGCGCCCTGATCGTCTACACCGGGGGCGCCGCTCCCGTCCCCGCCGGCACCTACCGGCCCCACTGGCACGCCCACCAGGACGCGGCCTGCGACGTCGTCGCCCGCGCGGTCGCCACGCTCCGCCCCTGA
- a CDS encoding acyl-CoA dehydrogenase family protein yields MDDTGLDRIAQFARQEIGPYLAAHPEDRYPLPLVRRLAQLGAFGAAVPTQHGGGDWSRRDIALIGYELGRGWQPLAGLVSTHLKLCRQVSEHGTPQQRERWLGAMARGESVFARAYHEQGIAHPAQLRTRAIRRGRVAVLDGRKSWVTNARNADRVLVIARSGNAAVGVLVDPGRPGVTIGPELPRPGLLGVSLAEIAFADYEFDPEDDVLGGWDHDLTQSLLANDVTSYTARAVGSADAVLEHAVRFVRDGLAHRSADVQGAIRLRMGELAAKVAVMRTVWHALLDPRPPADGTPPEAPNPPMTSAVAKVFCTATLQDVVREAATLCGGAGYAAADHALGRHYRDALALPIIGAPNDVLLSRIGERELGPVAADSHATTPTPTPATTSKAT; encoded by the coding sequence ATGGACGACACGGGCCTGGACCGGATCGCGCAGTTCGCCCGGCAGGAGATCGGCCCCTACCTGGCCGCCCACCCGGAGGACCGCTACCCCCTGCCCCTGGTGCGGCGACTGGCCCAGTTGGGTGCCTTCGGGGCGGCCGTGCCGACGCAGCACGGCGGCGGTGACTGGAGCCGGCGCGACATCGCCCTCATCGGATACGAACTGGGCCGCGGCTGGCAGCCGTTGGCCGGTCTTGTCAGCACCCACCTCAAGCTGTGCCGGCAGGTGTCGGAGCACGGCACCCCGCAGCAGCGCGAGCGGTGGCTCGGCGCGATGGCCCGCGGCGAGAGCGTCTTCGCCCGCGCCTACCACGAACAGGGCATCGCCCACCCGGCCCAGCTGCGCACCCGCGCCATCCGGCGTGGCCGGGTCGCCGTGCTCGACGGACGCAAGAGCTGGGTGACCAATGCGCGCAACGCCGACCGGGTGCTGGTGATCGCCCGTAGCGGCAACGCCGCCGTGGGCGTCCTCGTGGACCCCGGCCGCCCCGGGGTGACAATCGGACCGGAGCTGCCCAGGCCCGGCCTGCTCGGTGTCTCGCTCGCCGAAATCGCCTTCGCCGACTACGAGTTCGACCCCGAGGACGACGTGCTCGGCGGCTGGGACCACGACCTGACCCAATCCCTGCTGGCCAACGACGTGACCAGCTACACGGCCCGGGCCGTGGGCTCGGCCGACGCCGTTCTCGAACACGCGGTGCGCTTCGTGCGCGACGGCCTGGCCCACCGGTCGGCCGACGTCCAGGGCGCCATCCGCCTGCGGATGGGCGAGCTGGCGGCCAAGGTCGCGGTGATGCGGACGGTCTGGCACGCCCTGCTCGATCCGCGGCCGCCCGCGGACGGGACACCGCCCGAGGCGCCGAACCCGCCGATGACCTCCGCGGTGGCCAAGGTGTTCTGCACCGCAACCCTCCAGGACGTGGTGCGGGAGGCTGCCACGCTGTGCGGCGGCGCCGGGTACGCCGCCGCCGACCACGCCCTGGGACGCCACTACCGCGACGCCCTGGCGCTGCCCATCATCGGAGCACCCAACGACGTCCTGCTGTCCCGGATCGGCGAACGAGAGCTGGGCCCGGTGGCGGCCGATTCGCATGCCACAACACCTACGCCCACTCCCGCGACTACGTCGAAGGCGACCTGA
- a CDS encoding tetratricopeptide repeat protein: MLDHLITHDDDLRMVPTDRSGLTAAIGRLHKELRALPEGADPARTRVLARWIGIGQMCLGHYEEARVFLRKSLDLAASIGNTRAVVATGLNLGDAHRYAGDVHSADALYRSALDTARSQQPELVDFALQHTGKHLMERGDLAGARIHLREALRLRIAKGDTELVESTRAALARVELLIGRADEVVADGAVPRRE, encoded by the coding sequence GTGCTGGATCACCTCATCACTCACGACGACGACCTGCGGATGGTCCCCACCGACCGGAGCGGGCTGACCGCCGCGATCGGCCGACTCCACAAGGAACTGAGGGCCTTGCCGGAGGGCGCCGACCCCGCTCGTACCCGGGTCCTGGCCAGATGGATCGGCATCGGCCAGATGTGCTTGGGGCACTACGAGGAGGCCCGCGTGTTTCTCCGGAAGTCGCTCGACCTCGCCGCATCGATCGGAAACACCCGAGCCGTTGTCGCCACCGGACTCAACCTCGGCGACGCGCACCGCTACGCCGGTGACGTGCACAGCGCGGACGCGCTCTACCGCAGTGCCCTCGACACCGCGCGAAGCCAGCAGCCGGAACTCGTCGATTTCGCGCTCCAGCACACCGGCAAGCACCTGATGGAGCGCGGAGACCTCGCGGGGGCCCGGATCCACCTGCGAGAGGCGCTGCGGTTGCGGATCGCGAAGGGGGACACCGAGCTGGTCGAGTCGACGCGGGCGGCACTCGCCCGGGTCGAGCTGCTGATCGGCCGGGCCGATGAGGTGGTGGCAGATGGCGCGGTGCCGAGGAGGGAGTAG
- a CDS encoding ArsR/SmtB family transcription factor, with amino-acid sequence MLRIHFTAADLGRVQVAAGQDPLWETTLGLQQLTAGPRGAAAFRTWRRQANTAVEERHLGREVRLLRTVVPNSGYYPDFLTPPEALDGLAAGLDAIRGTPSERLRGELGRLAAGPAVRRSARSWLRSLADGDRESMAELTGALRAVHQAVIAPEWSRAEVLVEVDRARRARALRDGGVPGLLASLGPAFRWEPPVLCMDYPVDRDLWLAGRGLRLVPSYFCWRTPIALADPGLQPVLAYPVDRDTRTSAQQADPQALPALLGRTRARTLAALREAATTGELARRLRVSPASASQHVHVLTAAHLVHSQRLGNQVLHSLTPLGAALLTGRQPASLARS; translated from the coding sequence GTGTTGCGCATTCACTTCACAGCTGCGGACCTGGGGCGCGTGCAGGTGGCGGCGGGTCAGGATCCGCTCTGGGAAACCACCCTGGGGCTCCAGCAGTTGACCGCGGGACCGCGCGGCGCCGCTGCGTTCCGGACCTGGCGGCGGCAGGCGAACACTGCAGTCGAGGAACGTCACCTGGGCCGCGAGGTCCGGCTGTTGCGCACGGTGGTGCCCAACAGCGGGTACTACCCGGACTTCCTCACCCCGCCGGAGGCCCTCGACGGCCTGGCGGCCGGCCTGGACGCGATCCGTGGCACACCGTCCGAGCGGCTGCGCGGGGAGCTCGGACGGCTGGCCGCCGGTCCGGCGGTGCGCCGCTCGGCGCGGTCCTGGCTGCGGAGTCTGGCCGACGGGGACCGGGAGAGCATGGCCGAGTTGACGGGCGCGCTGCGCGCAGTGCATCAGGCAGTGATCGCCCCGGAGTGGTCCCGGGCCGAGGTCCTGGTCGAGGTGGACCGTGCGCGCCGGGCCCGCGCCCTGCGCGACGGCGGGGTGCCCGGGCTGCTCGCCTCGCTCGGCCCGGCGTTCCGCTGGGAACCACCGGTGTTGTGCATGGACTACCCGGTCGACCGCGACCTGTGGCTCGCCGGGCGCGGACTGCGGCTCGTCCCGTCGTACTTCTGCTGGCGCACCCCGATCGCCCTGGCCGATCCGGGGCTGCAGCCAGTACTCGCCTACCCGGTGGACCGCGACACCCGGACAAGCGCCCAACAGGCGGATCCGCAGGCGCTGCCCGCCCTGCTGGGCCGGACCCGCGCGCGCACCCTCGCGGCGCTGCGTGAGGCAGCCACCACCGGCGAACTCGCACGTCGGCTGCGGGTCTCCCCCGCCTCGGCCAGCCAGCACGTGCACGTGCTGACCGCCGCGCACCTGGTCCACAGCCAGCGCCTCGGGAACCAGGTGCTGCACAGCCTCACCCCGCTCGGCGCCGCGCTGCTGACGGGACGTCAGCCCGCTTCGCTCGCCCGGTCCTGA
- a CDS encoding GNAT family N-acetyltransferase yields the protein MHFRPTAAVDRDRDLDLVLDWHVAEPVGWITADRHRAESAARRLRPEWTWLAEQDGRVLGRALWWGRSDSDRPIVLDCLSVHPSVADPAALAAELLAAAHRTFAAQGLATAPEYNIMLPHEDPLDEAARAAAVAWRVDAAARVGLTRRIDRLRFEWTPEAGAPDPSDRLVFTAEPDDEAFVDVFRQVARGSLDQETIANLASLGEDATARDDLAFYLACPGERDWWRIARTPDGRLAGFAIPSRTPTGPNVGYLGVVPELRGRRYIDDILAEITRSHIERGATRITATTDTANAPMAAAFHRAGYRVSETRVILAAPAA from the coding sequence ATGCACTTTCGCCCGACCGCCGCAGTCGACCGCGACCGCGACCTCGACCTCGTCCTGGATTGGCACGTCGCCGAGCCCGTCGGCTGGATCACGGCCGACCGCCACCGTGCGGAGTCCGCCGCCCGCCGGCTGCGGCCCGAGTGGACGTGGCTCGCCGAGCAGGACGGCCGGGTGCTGGGCCGCGCGCTGTGGTGGGGCAGGTCCGACAGTGACCGGCCGATCGTGCTGGACTGCCTGTCCGTGCACCCCTCCGTCGCCGACCCGGCCGCGCTGGCCGCCGAACTGCTGGCCGCCGCCCACCGGACGTTCGCCGCGCAGGGGCTCGCCACCGCGCCGGAGTACAACATCATGCTGCCCCACGAGGACCCGCTCGACGAGGCTGCCCGGGCCGCCGCCGTCGCCTGGCGGGTGGACGCCGCCGCTCGGGTCGGCCTGACGCGGCGGATCGACCGGCTGCGCTTCGAGTGGACGCCCGAGGCCGGCGCCCCCGACCCGTCCGACCGGCTGGTCTTCACCGCCGAGCCGGACGACGAGGCGTTCGTCGACGTCTTCCGTCAGGTGGCTCGCGGCAGCCTGGACCAGGAGACGATCGCCAACCTCGCCTCGCTGGGCGAGGACGCCACCGCCCGCGACGACCTGGCGTTCTACCTCGCCTGCCCGGGCGAGCGCGACTGGTGGCGGATCGCCCGCACCCCGGACGGCCGACTCGCCGGCTTCGCCATCCCCTCCCGCACGCCCACCGGCCCCAACGTCGGCTACCTCGGCGTCGTCCCGGAGCTGCGCGGCCGCCGGTACATCGACGACATCCTCGCCGAGATCACCCGCTCCCACATCGAGCGGGGAGCAACCCGGATCACGGCTACCACGGACACCGCCAACGCCCCCATGGCCGCCGCCTTCCACCGCGCCGGCTACCGGGTCAGCGAGACCCGGGTGATCCTGGCGGCGCCGGCGGCCTGA
- a CDS encoding anti-sigma factor yields the protein MNAAPDLHTLTGAYAAHALPEAEQLAFERHLAQCPACAQEVAEFRATLARLGTAESVLPSPELKQRVLAGLGEIRQLPPAAGPTTPAGRWSRLRRRWPNLALAACLALAAGSGALAVEQHDQAQQARAEATRLHDQQAAIGALLTAPDARTATAAAPASGGAGTVVWSQGRGQAAFLATGMPSPPQGHTYELWFNDAGTMRPAGLLPGGTGQLLLTGAIDGAVGVGVTVEPSGGSAHPTGQPVMLLAFS from the coding sequence GTGAACGCCGCACCCGATCTGCACACGCTCACCGGCGCCTACGCCGCGCACGCGCTGCCCGAAGCCGAGCAGCTCGCCTTCGAACGCCACCTCGCCCAGTGCCCCGCCTGCGCGCAGGAGGTCGCCGAGTTCCGGGCGACGCTGGCCCGGCTGGGGACGGCCGAGTCGGTGCTGCCGTCGCCCGAGCTCAAGCAGCGGGTGCTGGCGGGCCTCGGCGAGATCCGCCAGCTGCCGCCCGCCGCCGGGCCCACCACGCCGGCGGGCCGCTGGTCCCGCCTGCGCCGCCGCTGGCCGAACCTGGCGCTGGCGGCCTGCCTCGCCCTCGCGGCCGGGTCGGGCGCGCTCGCCGTCGAGCAGCACGACCAGGCCCAGCAGGCCCGCGCCGAGGCCACCCGGCTGCACGACCAGCAGGCCGCCATCGGCGCGCTGCTCACCGCCCCGGACGCCCGCACCGCGACGGCGGCGGCGCCGGCGAGCGGTGGCGCGGGGACGGTGGTCTGGTCGCAGGGCCGGGGCCAGGCCGCCTTCCTCGCGACCGGCATGCCGTCCCCGCCCCAGGGGCACACCTACGAGCTCTGGTTCAACGACGCCGGCACGATGCGCCCGGCCGGCCTGCTGCCGGGCGGCACTGGGCAGTTGCTGCTCACCGGCGCGATCGACGGCGCGGTCGGCGTCGGTGTGACGGTCGAGCCGTCCGGCGGCTCCGCGCACCCGACCGGGCAGCCGGTGATGCTGCTGGCGTTCAGCTGA
- a CDS encoding sigma-70 family RNA polymerase sigma factor, whose product MNTVVHLSGPGRRGPDLKELLAKAARGDQDAFSRLYDAVAGPVLGLVRRVLRDPAQSEEVTQEVMFEVWRTAARYQPDRGEVLPWVLTMAHRRAVDRVRAAQAAADRDHREAARSHTPAFDEVAEQVENRLEREQVRRCLKALTELQRESVTLAYYRGYSYPEVADLLGTPLGTIKTRMRDGLIRLRDCLGVGS is encoded by the coding sequence GTGAACACCGTCGTCCACCTGTCCGGGCCCGGGCGGCGCGGCCCCGACCTCAAGGAGCTGCTCGCCAAGGCGGCCCGCGGTGACCAGGACGCGTTCTCCCGGCTGTACGACGCGGTGGCCGGCCCGGTGCTCGGGCTGGTGCGGCGGGTGCTGCGCGACCCGGCGCAGTCCGAGGAGGTGACGCAGGAGGTGATGTTCGAGGTGTGGCGCACCGCCGCCCGCTACCAGCCGGACCGGGGCGAGGTGCTGCCGTGGGTGCTGACCATGGCGCACCGGCGGGCCGTGGACCGGGTGCGCGCGGCCCAGGCGGCCGCCGACCGGGACCACCGGGAGGCCGCCCGCTCGCACACCCCCGCCTTCGACGAGGTCGCCGAGCAGGTCGAGAACCGGCTCGAACGCGAGCAGGTCCGGCGCTGCCTCAAGGCGCTGACGGAGCTTCAGCGCGAGTCGGTCACCCTCGCCTACTACCGGGGGTACAGCTACCCCGAGGTCGCCGACCTGCTCGGCACCCCGCTCGGCACCATCAAGACCCGGATGCGGGACGGGCTGATCCGCCTGCGCGACTGCCTGGGGGTTGGATCGTGA
- a CDS encoding HEAT repeat domain-containing protein, with protein MLGFVRTDNDALVSCLGDPHRTVAAYRELLRRKEDALGAIRAGLSHESAAVREGCCRLLDHLVDTDSMGLLIAMADDLDARVRIAAFHALACDRCKGDTCAPGADQVLEPALRHLAADPDAGVRARAAELVGKFAHTDARAVAALQACCAQDPSPAVRKKAGWYAPGGSIYERTAHA; from the coding sequence ATGCTCGGATTCGTCAGGACCGACAACGACGCCCTCGTCTCCTGCTTGGGCGACCCGCACCGCACCGTGGCGGCCTACCGGGAGCTGCTGCGGCGCAAGGAGGACGCGCTCGGCGCCATCCGCGCCGGCCTGTCCCACGAGAGCGCGGCCGTCCGCGAGGGCTGCTGCCGCCTCCTGGACCACCTGGTCGACACCGATTCCATGGGCCTGCTCATCGCCATGGCCGACGACCTCGACGCCCGGGTCAGGATCGCCGCGTTCCACGCCCTGGCCTGCGACCGGTGCAAGGGCGACACCTGCGCACCGGGCGCGGACCAGGTGCTCGAACCCGCACTGCGGCACCTGGCCGCCGACCCCGATGCGGGTGTCCGGGCCAGGGCCGCCGAGCTCGTCGGCAAGTTCGCCCACACCGACGCCCGGGCCGTCGCCGCCCTGCAGGCGTGCTGCGCGCAGGACCCGAGCCCGGCCGTCCGGAAGAAGGCGGGGTGGTACGCCCCAGGGGGAAGCATCTACGAGCGGACCGCCCACGCGTAG
- a CDS encoding nuclear transport factor 2 family protein, producing MSTVSTGSTASDARLEANKRTVLAFYQAAINEKDHHAAAKLLGDTYIQHNPRIADGLEGFREFVETLRVDFPDLRCEVRRIFAEGDHVIAHVHGVRVPGGPVTAIVDIFRLEGGRIAEHWDVMQQVPDEARNRNGMF from the coding sequence ATGTCCACTGTGTCCACCGGTTCCACTGCGTCCGATGCACGACTCGAAGCGAACAAGCGGACCGTCCTGGCCTTCTACCAGGCCGCGATCAACGAGAAGGACCACCACGCGGCCGCGAAGCTGCTCGGCGACACCTACATCCAGCACAACCCCCGGATCGCCGACGGGCTGGAGGGTTTCCGGGAGTTCGTCGAGACCCTCAGGGTGGACTTCCCCGACCTCCGCTGCGAGGTGCGGCGGATCTTCGCCGAGGGCGACCACGTCATCGCCCACGTCCACGGGGTCCGGGTGCCCGGCGGCCCCGTGACGGCGATCGTCGACATCTTCCGACTGGAGGGCGGGCGGATCGCCGAGCACTGGGACGTCATGCAGCAGGTCCCCGACGAGGCGCGCAACCGGAACGGCATGTTCTGA